The following coding sequences lie in one Yoonia sp. G8-12 genomic window:
- a CDS encoding mandelate racemase/muconate lactonizing enzyme family protein, translated as MKLADLDIIVTAPPAPGWGGRYWIIPKVTTDTGVVGYGECYASSIGPEAMKAVITDVFARHMAGENPENIELMFRRVYSSGFTQRPDLTVIGAWSGLEMACWDILGKDRDRPVHALIGGRMNDRIRAYTYLYPRPDHPLPDFWSSPDMAAEAALDMVQKGYTAIKFDPAGPYTIRGGHMPAMYDISLSVAFCKAIRDAIGDRADLLFGTHGQFSTSGAIRLAKAIEPYSPLWYEEPIPPDNVNQMARVASATSIPVATGERLTTKAEFAPVLRSGAASILQPALGRSGGIWETKKIAAMAEVYNAQIAPHLYAGPVEWAANIQLAASIPNILMAETIETPFHNDLIKGSITVENGYVPVPTAPGLGIDFDEDLARAHPYAGDGLHLQMQEDAIGYHGINSFGGGAPVKI; from the coding sequence ATGAAGCTTGCCGATCTTGATATCATCGTCACCGCGCCACCCGCCCCAGGCTGGGGTGGGCGCTATTGGATCATCCCCAAGGTCACGACGGACACCGGTGTCGTGGGCTACGGCGAATGCTATGCCTCTTCCATCGGTCCCGAGGCGATGAAAGCCGTCATCACAGACGTTTTCGCCCGCCACATGGCAGGTGAAAACCCCGAAAACATCGAACTGATGTTCCGCCGCGTTTATTCTTCCGGCTTCACCCAGCGCCCCGATCTGACGGTCATCGGCGCATGGTCCGGTCTGGAAATGGCCTGCTGGGACATCTTAGGCAAGGACCGCGACCGTCCTGTGCATGCGCTGATCGGCGGGCGCATGAACGACCGCATCCGCGCCTATACCTACCTCTATCCCCGCCCCGACCATCCGCTGCCTGATTTCTGGTCCAGCCCTGATATGGCCGCCGAAGCCGCGCTGGATATGGTCCAAAAAGGCTATACGGCAATCAAGTTCGACCCCGCAGGCCCCTACACGATCCGTGGTGGGCATATGCCTGCGATGTATGACATTTCGCTCTCTGTCGCTTTCTGCAAAGCGATCCGCGACGCCATTGGCGACCGTGCAGATTTGCTGTTTGGCACCCACGGGCAATTCAGCACCAGCGGGGCAATCCGGCTGGCGAAAGCGATCGAACCCTATAGCCCGCTCTGGTACGAAGAGCCAATTCCCCCCGATAACGTCAACCAGATGGCGCGTGTGGCCAGTGCCACAAGCATTCCCGTTGCCACCGGTGAACGGCTGACCACCAAGGCCGAGTTTGCGCCAGTGCTGCGCTCAGGTGCGGCCAGCATCCTGCAACCGGCTCTGGGGCGGTCAGGCGGCATCTGGGAAACCAAGAAAATCGCCGCCATGGCCGAGGTCTACAACGCGCAAATCGCCCCGCACCTCTATGCAGGTCCGGTAGAATGGGCCGCGAACATCCAACTCGCGGCCTCAATCCCCAACATCCTGATGGCCGAGACGATTGAAACGCCGTTCCACAATGATCTGATCAAAGGCAGCATCACGGTTGAAAACGGCTACGTCCCCGTACCGACAGCCCCAGGTTTGGGCATCGACTTTGATGAAGATCTCGCGCGCGCGCACCCTTACGCCGGTGATGGGCTCCATTTGCAAATGCAGGAAGATGCGATTGGCTATCACGGCATCAACAGCTTTGGTGGTGGCGCGCCGGTAAAAATCTGA